The following proteins are encoded in a genomic region of Cryptomeria japonica chromosome 11, Sugi_1.0, whole genome shotgun sequence:
- the LOC131069704 gene encoding uncharacterized protein LOC131069704 isoform X2, which produces MVDAITICGAGFKAPSESDLRGPILSQMVDDVKKDLDEQRHIWSTKGCTIMTDGWTDRRNRTLLNFLVSSAGGTVFIKSIDASTHCKNATYLCEQIEEVIEDVGEENVVQVVTDNAANYVAVDY; this is translated from the exons atggttgatgccattaccatatgcggggcggggttcaaagcccctagtgagagtgatttgaggggacccattttgtctcaaatggtggatgatgtgaaaaaggatttagatgaacaacgccacatatggagcactaaaggctgcaccatcatgactgatggttggacggataggagaaatagaactctccttaattttcttgtttcttctgcag ggggcaccgttttcatcaagtccattgatgcctccacccattgcaagaatgccacctacctatgtgagcagatagaggaggtgattgaagatgtgggtgaggagaacgtggtacaggtggtgaccgacaatgcagcaaattatgttgct gtagactattga
- the LOC131069704 gene encoding uncharacterized protein LOC131069704 isoform X1 — protein MERHPSIVWTPCAAHCIDLMLEDIGKIPWVKRCVERARNVCKFVYNHSWVLTLMRQYTEQKELHRPGITRFATNFLTLQSMLRSKPALRRMIVGEEWSSSSYATTPAGIEMADCIFDEQGFWVPCDEIVKFVKPLVVLLRVADGDKPAMGYIYEGMDRAKEAIKFVYGADESKYGPIWEIIDRRWHHQLHRPIHAAAYYLNPTFRFYPFFQG, from the exons atggagaggcacccatctatagtttggactccatgtgctgctcattgcattgacctcatgttggaggatattggaaaaatcccatgggtcaagagatgtgtagaaagggcaagaaatgtctgcaaatttgtatataatcattcatgggtgttgactcttatgagacaatacacagagcagaaggagttgcatcgtccaggaatcacaagatttgccacaaacttcctcacattgcagtccatgcttaggtctaagcctgccttgagacgtatgattgttggtgaggagtggtcttcctcatcctatgctaccacccctgcagggatagagatggcagactgcatttttgatgagcaaggcttttgggtcccttgtgatgagatagtgaag tttgttaagcccttggtggttttgttgcgagttgcggatggagataagcccgcaatgggctatatatatgagggcatggatagggcgaaggaggccatcaaattcgtctatggagcagatgagagcaagtatggtcccatttgggagatcattgataggagatggcatcatcagctacataggcccatccatgcggcagcctattatctgaatccgacATTCCgtttttatcccttctttcaaggctga